One segment of Babylonia areolata isolate BAREFJ2019XMU chromosome 24, ASM4173473v1, whole genome shotgun sequence DNA contains the following:
- the LOC143299016 gene encoding protocadherin-7-like isoform X1 — MFLSCSAETRITMSSSMIVLLSYVLFLCLVRVTEQATVTYQLREEQESGTFVGNIERDMLIRGELDPQDAFNLKYTLSSAGKDGAALFSMNETSSTITTASRIDREEVCPGEADCQIKLSIAVYKRGKSLDLFKLWNAEVNINDINDNSPTFPQPYVSLSVPESVPPPHVLHTSGAEDRDKGGSNSVQEYRLSPPSSLFDLNVGRNPDGSADLGIVIKQQLDREVTESYLLRVMVTDGGFPQRTGSLTINITVADINDNRPKFFRGTYNVTVRENVSPGETILHVSATDLDKGPNGDITYAFSSRVTEDVRTHLQIDEYTGIISARGPIDYEERKHYQFSVEARDSGNPSMTGTAAVILNILDVNDNAPQININLTPGGSNLTEDEAVGKFIAHVSVSDRDSGQNSVVICSMEDDHFSLNKFYDHANNMYKVLLSHALDFETSSSHRVTITCRDTGSPPLANSTGFLVHVRDVNDNAPVFSQNTYTASVIENQLQSQALLQVSAHDYDTGPAGMVEFYLDHTPNISRIFTMDPLTGVLRVRSPLNREDHGRYRFHVLASDLGMPRLTSSAAIVINVQDQNDEKPYFTKSLFDCYIMERQPAGTRVGNVSAVDLDSSRHSRMEFSIVPGVGDAKLFSVEPHSGVLKSRAVFDREVRPVFRFRVKVQDPRVPLFYDLANVTVQVLDDNDNPPVIHYPRDGNNSLNVSYGINVGTLIAAVNATDQDDGAFGRLTFYLVDGDPTRLFELDKLSGGLRLARSLLPSDVKTHVLELQVEDGGDPPLFHNAELHVHVVAGNMTLVAGLGQDRRDKNIVIVIVLVCVTVVLALAVLITICLIRRIDKERQGRRAAAAAKAEEEKMFHLKNQATFMLSLSPADSGAAASAGDSSSSAGGKNNRKKEVSFTIDEGVDSLNTSSASGNMMSTFKSPLDRHRDWSSGENCLSMSGGGPAGTKNEPSVLDISLSQRASNEENHLYTGSGPQQESEEGLQYMERLKRNGEDALSESSGETGTSDSGRGGSEDDSHSNRGSSNIDPEGPAIYPPVSHVRGLGAPSSGSEALPSGRGRHLRSSGGGGGIGGFHHLTSASGRPVRQHSPHVSFSGNLEYLGETSTEDAAEFSTPPAPPDLIVESPPPPATADRNFSSFGSPQPRQGHSYCSVLHTYPGNYQGYGGVSTSLVKNSVSPAPVPAPPLVLEGAAAAAAAAGGRRRWGSPSSNEEDDRTTSSASSGSYVINPEDLRKEMNEMILNDMIV, encoded by the exons ATGTTCCTGTCGTGTTCAGCGGAAACACGAATCACAATGTCATCCTCCATGATTGTGCTACTGTCCTACGTCCTCTTCCTGTGCCTGGTCAGAGTGACGGAGCAGGCCACAGTGACCTACCAGCTCCGAGAGGAGCAGGAGAGCGGGACGTTCGTGGGCAACATCGAACGGGACATGCTGATCCGGGGCGAGCTGGACCCTCAGGACGCCTTCAACCTCAAGTACACCTTGTCCTCGGCCGGTAAGGACGGGGCGGCCCTCTTCAGCATGAACGAGACGAGCAGTACCATCACCACGGCCAGCAGGATCGACAGGGAGGAGGTGTGTCCCGGGGAGGCGGACTGCCAGATCAAGCTCAGCATCGCGGTCTACAAGCGAGGCAAGTCGCTCGATCTGTTCAAGCTGTGGAACGCCGAGGTCAACATCAACGACATCAACGACAACTCGCCCACCTTCCCCCAGCCCTATGTGTCGCTCAGCGTGCCGGAGTCCGTGCCTCCCCCGCACGTCCTGCACACCAGCGGGGCCGAGGATAGGGACAAAGGGGGGAGCAACTCTGTGCAGGAATACAGgctgtctcccccttcctccttgttCGACCTCAATGTCGGACGAAACCCGGACGGCTCGGCAGATCTGGGCATCGTCATCAAACAACAGCTGGACCGTGAAGTGACGGAGTCCTACCTGCTGAGGGTGATGGTGACAGACGGGGGGTTCCCCCAGAGGACGGGCTccctcaccatcaacatcaccgtgGCCGACATCAACGACAACCGACCCAAGTTCTTCAGGGGCACCTACAACGTGACGGTCAGGGAGAACGTGTCTCCCGGAGAAACCATCCTGCACGTCTCAGCCACCGACCTCGACAAGGGCCCCAACGGGGACATCACCTACGCCTTCAGCTCCCGAGTGACGGAGGACGTCAGGACCCACCTCCAGATCGACGAATACACGGGCATCATCTCCGCCCGGGGCCCCATCGACTACGAGGAGCGGAAGCACTACCAGTTCTCCGTGGAGGCCAGGGACAGCGGCAACCCGAGCATGACGGGCACGGCGGCCGTCATCCTCAACATCCTGGACGTCAACGACAACGCCCCTCAGATCAACATCAACCTGACCCCAGGGGGCAGCAACCTGACGGAGGACGAGGCCGTGGGCAAGTTCATTGCGCACGTGTCGGTGTCGGACCGGGACTCGGGCCAGAACAGCGTGGTGATCTGCAGCATGGAGGACGACCACTTCTCCCTCAACAAGTTCTATGACCACGCCAACAACATGTACAAGGTCCTGCTCAGCCACGCGCTGGACTTCGAGACGTCCTCCTCGCACCGCGTGACCATCACGTGCCGCGACACGGGCTCCCCTCCTCTGGCCAACAGCACCGGATTCCTGGTGCACGTGCGTGACGTCAACGACAACGCTCCTGTCTTCTCGCAGAACACCTACACGGCCAGCGTCATTGAGAACCAGCTGCAGTCGCAGGCGTTGTTACAG GTCTCTGCCCATGACTACGACACGGGCCCGGCAGGCATGGTGGAGTTCTACCTGGACCACACCCCCAACATCTCCCGCATCTTCACCATGGACCCGCTGACGGGGGTGCTGAGGGTCAGGTCTCCCTTGAACCGCGAGGATCACGGACGCTACCGGTTTCACGTGCTGGCCTCTGACCTCGGCATGCCTCGCTTGACGTCATCCGCAGCCATCGTCATCAATGTCCAGGATCAGAACGACGAGAAGCCGTATTTCACCAA GTCCCTGTTCGACTGCTACATCATGGAGCGACAGCCGGCCGGCACGCGGGTTGGCAACGTGTCTGCAGTGGACCTGGACAGCTCCCGTCACAGCCGCATGGAGTTCTCCATCGTGCCCGGCGTGGGCGACGCCAAGCTCTTCTCCGTCGAGCCGCACAGCGGCGTCCTCAAGTCCCGGGCGGTGTTCGACCGCGAGGTGCGGCCCGTCTTCCGCTTCCGTGTCAAGGTACAGGACCCGCGCGTCCCGCTCTTCTATGACCTGGCCAACGTGACGGTGCAGGTGCTGGACGACAACGATAACCCCCCCGTGATTCACTACCCCCGGGACGGAAACAACTCCCTCAACGTGTCCTACGGCATCAATGTGGGCACGCTCATCGCTGCCGTGAACGCCACGGATCAGGACGATGGCGCTTTCGGGCGGCTGACGTTCTACCTGGTGGACGGTGATCCTACCCGCCTCTTCGAACTGGACAAGCTCTCCGGGGGGCTCCGCCTGGCCCGCTCCCTGCTGCCGTCGGACGTGAAGACTCACGTGCTGGAGCTGCAGGTGGAGGACGGGGGGGACCCTCCTCTCTTCCACAACGCCGAGCTGCACGTGCACGTGGTGGCCGGCAACATGACTCTGGTGGCGGGGCTCGGCCAGGACCGCCGCGACAagaacatcgtcatcgtcatcgtgcTGGTGTGCGTGACGGTGGTCCTGGCCCTGGCCGTGCTCATCACCATCTGTCTCATCCGCCGCATCGACAAGGAGCGGCAAGGGAGGCGTGCCGCCGCGGCTGccaaggcggaggaggagaagatgttCCACCTGAAGAACCAGGCCACCTTCATGCTCAGCCTGTCTCCCGCGGACTCCGGTGCCGCCGCCAGTGCTGGCGATTCCTCTTCCTCGGCAGGGGggaagaacaacaggaagaaggaggTGAGCTTCACCATCGACGAGGGGGTGGACTCTCTCAACACCAGCTCGGCCTCTGGCAACATGATGAGCACGTTCAAGAGTCCTctggacagacacagggactgg AGCAGCGGCGAGAACTGCCTGTCGATGAGCGGGGGTGGCCCCGCGGGGACGAAGAATGAGCCCAGCGTCCTCGACATATCCCTGAGCCAGCGTGCATCCAATGAGGAGAACCATCTTTATACCGGGTCTGGACCACAACAAGAAAGCGAGGAA GGTCTGCAGTACATGGAGCGCCTGAAGCGGAACGGGGAAGATGCCCTGAGCGAGAGTTCCGGGGAGACTGGCACCAGCGATAGCGGACGGGGAGGCAGCGAGGACGACTCACACAGCAACCGGGGGTCATCCAACATAGACCCAg AGGGCCCAGCTATCTACCCGCCTGTCTCCCACGTGCGTGGCCTGGGGGCGCCATCTTCCGGGTCTGAAGCGCTTCCTAGCGGCAGGGGACGTCACTTGCgtagcagcggcggcggcggcggcatcGGCGGCTTCCATCACCTCACTTCCGCTTCCGGTCGCCCCGTCCGCCAGCACTCCCCTCACGTGTCTTTCTCCGGCAACCTGGAGTACCTGGGCGAGACGTCCACGGAGGACGCCGCCGAGTTCTCAACGCCGCCAGCTCCCCCAGACCTCATCGTGGAGTCCCCGCCTCCCCCGGCCACGGCGGACAGGAACTTTTCCTCCTTCGGGTCCCCCCAGCCGCGTCAGGGCCACAGCTACTGCAGTGTGCTGCACACCTATCCGGGCAACTACCAGGGCTACGGCGGGGTCAGCACGAGTCTGGTGAAGAACTCTGTGTCCCCGGCGCCCGTCCCGGCCCCTCCCTTGGTGCTTGAaggggcggcggcggcggcggcggcggcggggggGCGGCGGAGGTGGGGGTCGCCGAGCTCCAACGAGGAGGATGACAGGACTACGTCCAGCGCGTCCTCTGGCAGTTACGTCATCAACCCGGAGGACCTCCGCAAGGAGATGAATGAGATGATTCTCAACGACATGATCGTGTAG
- the LOC143299016 gene encoding protocadherin-7-like isoform X2 — protein MFLSCSAETRITMSSSMIVLLSYVLFLCLVRVTEQATVTYQLREEQESGTFVGNIERDMLIRGELDPQDAFNLKYTLSSAGKDGAALFSMNETSSTITTASRIDREEVCPGEADCQIKLSIAVYKRGKSLDLFKLWNAEVNINDINDNSPTFPQPYVSLSVPESVPPPHVLHTSGAEDRDKGGSNSVQEYRLSPPSSLFDLNVGRNPDGSADLGIVIKQQLDREVTESYLLRVMVTDGGFPQRTGSLTINITVADINDNRPKFFRGTYNVTVRENVSPGETILHVSATDLDKGPNGDITYAFSSRVTEDVRTHLQIDEYTGIISARGPIDYEERKHYQFSVEARDSGNPSMTGTAAVILNILDVNDNAPQININLTPGGSNLTEDEAVGKFIAHVSVSDRDSGQNSVVICSMEDDHFSLNKFYDHANNMYKVLLSHALDFETSSSHRVTITCRDTGSPPLANSTGFLVHVRDVNDNAPVFSQNTYTASVIENQLQSQALLQVSAHDYDTGPAGMVEFYLDHTPNISRIFTMDPLTGVLRVRSPLNREDHGRYRFHVLASDLGMPRLTSSAAIVINVQDQNDEKPYFTKSLFDCYIMERQPAGTRVGNVSAVDLDSSRHSRMEFSIVPGVGDAKLFSVEPHSGVLKSRAVFDREVRPVFRFRVKVQDPRVPLFYDLANVTVQVLDDNDNPPVIHYPRDGNNSLNVSYGINVGTLIAAVNATDQDDGAFGRLTFYLVDGDPTRLFELDKLSGGLRLARSLLPSDVKTHVLELQVEDGGDPPLFHNAELHVHVVAGNMTLVAGLGQDRRDKNIVIVIVLVCVTVVLALAVLITICLIRRIDKERQGRRAAAAAKAEEEKMFHLKNQATFMLSLSPADSGAAASAGDSSSSAGGKNNRKKEVSFTIDEGVDSLNTSSASGNMMSTFKSPLDRHRDWSSGENCLSMSGGGPAGTKNEPSVLDISLSQRASNEENHLYTGSGPQQESEEGLQYMERLKRNGEDALSESSGETGTSDSGRGGSEDDSHSNRGSSNIDPAVERNSARFHAVPMPPPKRPERELILVGHSLRASHDHYGYYYYCYYCYYYYYYYYYYYYKTGCSLS, from the exons ATGTTCCTGTCGTGTTCAGCGGAAACACGAATCACAATGTCATCCTCCATGATTGTGCTACTGTCCTACGTCCTCTTCCTGTGCCTGGTCAGAGTGACGGAGCAGGCCACAGTGACCTACCAGCTCCGAGAGGAGCAGGAGAGCGGGACGTTCGTGGGCAACATCGAACGGGACATGCTGATCCGGGGCGAGCTGGACCCTCAGGACGCCTTCAACCTCAAGTACACCTTGTCCTCGGCCGGTAAGGACGGGGCGGCCCTCTTCAGCATGAACGAGACGAGCAGTACCATCACCACGGCCAGCAGGATCGACAGGGAGGAGGTGTGTCCCGGGGAGGCGGACTGCCAGATCAAGCTCAGCATCGCGGTCTACAAGCGAGGCAAGTCGCTCGATCTGTTCAAGCTGTGGAACGCCGAGGTCAACATCAACGACATCAACGACAACTCGCCCACCTTCCCCCAGCCCTATGTGTCGCTCAGCGTGCCGGAGTCCGTGCCTCCCCCGCACGTCCTGCACACCAGCGGGGCCGAGGATAGGGACAAAGGGGGGAGCAACTCTGTGCAGGAATACAGgctgtctcccccttcctccttgttCGACCTCAATGTCGGACGAAACCCGGACGGCTCGGCAGATCTGGGCATCGTCATCAAACAACAGCTGGACCGTGAAGTGACGGAGTCCTACCTGCTGAGGGTGATGGTGACAGACGGGGGGTTCCCCCAGAGGACGGGCTccctcaccatcaacatcaccgtgGCCGACATCAACGACAACCGACCCAAGTTCTTCAGGGGCACCTACAACGTGACGGTCAGGGAGAACGTGTCTCCCGGAGAAACCATCCTGCACGTCTCAGCCACCGACCTCGACAAGGGCCCCAACGGGGACATCACCTACGCCTTCAGCTCCCGAGTGACGGAGGACGTCAGGACCCACCTCCAGATCGACGAATACACGGGCATCATCTCCGCCCGGGGCCCCATCGACTACGAGGAGCGGAAGCACTACCAGTTCTCCGTGGAGGCCAGGGACAGCGGCAACCCGAGCATGACGGGCACGGCGGCCGTCATCCTCAACATCCTGGACGTCAACGACAACGCCCCTCAGATCAACATCAACCTGACCCCAGGGGGCAGCAACCTGACGGAGGACGAGGCCGTGGGCAAGTTCATTGCGCACGTGTCGGTGTCGGACCGGGACTCGGGCCAGAACAGCGTGGTGATCTGCAGCATGGAGGACGACCACTTCTCCCTCAACAAGTTCTATGACCACGCCAACAACATGTACAAGGTCCTGCTCAGCCACGCGCTGGACTTCGAGACGTCCTCCTCGCACCGCGTGACCATCACGTGCCGCGACACGGGCTCCCCTCCTCTGGCCAACAGCACCGGATTCCTGGTGCACGTGCGTGACGTCAACGACAACGCTCCTGTCTTCTCGCAGAACACCTACACGGCCAGCGTCATTGAGAACCAGCTGCAGTCGCAGGCGTTGTTACAG GTCTCTGCCCATGACTACGACACGGGCCCGGCAGGCATGGTGGAGTTCTACCTGGACCACACCCCCAACATCTCCCGCATCTTCACCATGGACCCGCTGACGGGGGTGCTGAGGGTCAGGTCTCCCTTGAACCGCGAGGATCACGGACGCTACCGGTTTCACGTGCTGGCCTCTGACCTCGGCATGCCTCGCTTGACGTCATCCGCAGCCATCGTCATCAATGTCCAGGATCAGAACGACGAGAAGCCGTATTTCACCAA GTCCCTGTTCGACTGCTACATCATGGAGCGACAGCCGGCCGGCACGCGGGTTGGCAACGTGTCTGCAGTGGACCTGGACAGCTCCCGTCACAGCCGCATGGAGTTCTCCATCGTGCCCGGCGTGGGCGACGCCAAGCTCTTCTCCGTCGAGCCGCACAGCGGCGTCCTCAAGTCCCGGGCGGTGTTCGACCGCGAGGTGCGGCCCGTCTTCCGCTTCCGTGTCAAGGTACAGGACCCGCGCGTCCCGCTCTTCTATGACCTGGCCAACGTGACGGTGCAGGTGCTGGACGACAACGATAACCCCCCCGTGATTCACTACCCCCGGGACGGAAACAACTCCCTCAACGTGTCCTACGGCATCAATGTGGGCACGCTCATCGCTGCCGTGAACGCCACGGATCAGGACGATGGCGCTTTCGGGCGGCTGACGTTCTACCTGGTGGACGGTGATCCTACCCGCCTCTTCGAACTGGACAAGCTCTCCGGGGGGCTCCGCCTGGCCCGCTCCCTGCTGCCGTCGGACGTGAAGACTCACGTGCTGGAGCTGCAGGTGGAGGACGGGGGGGACCCTCCTCTCTTCCACAACGCCGAGCTGCACGTGCACGTGGTGGCCGGCAACATGACTCTGGTGGCGGGGCTCGGCCAGGACCGCCGCGACAagaacatcgtcatcgtcatcgtgcTGGTGTGCGTGACGGTGGTCCTGGCCCTGGCCGTGCTCATCACCATCTGTCTCATCCGCCGCATCGACAAGGAGCGGCAAGGGAGGCGTGCCGCCGCGGCTGccaaggcggaggaggagaagatgttCCACCTGAAGAACCAGGCCACCTTCATGCTCAGCCTGTCTCCCGCGGACTCCGGTGCCGCCGCCAGTGCTGGCGATTCCTCTTCCTCGGCAGGGGggaagaacaacaggaagaaggaggTGAGCTTCACCATCGACGAGGGGGTGGACTCTCTCAACACCAGCTCGGCCTCTGGCAACATGATGAGCACGTTCAAGAGTCCTctggacagacacagggactgg AGCAGCGGCGAGAACTGCCTGTCGATGAGCGGGGGTGGCCCCGCGGGGACGAAGAATGAGCCCAGCGTCCTCGACATATCCCTGAGCCAGCGTGCATCCAATGAGGAGAACCATCTTTATACCGGGTCTGGACCACAACAAGAAAGCGAGGAA GGTCTGCAGTACATGGAGCGCCTGAAGCGGAACGGGGAAGATGCCCTGAGCGAGAGTTCCGGGGAGACTGGCACCAGCGATAGCGGACGGGGAGGCAGCGAGGACGACTCACACAGCAACCGGGGGTCATCCAACATAGACCCAg CTGTGGAGCGGAACAGTGCTCGCTTCCACGCAGTGCCGATGCCTCCTCCCAAGCGCCCAGAACGAGAACTTATACTTGTAGGACACAGCTTGAGAGCCAGCCACGACCActacggctactactactactgctactactgctactactactactactactactactactactactacaagactGGCTGCTCACTCTCCTAG